The following proteins are encoded in a genomic region of Nicotiana sylvestris chromosome 4, ASM39365v2, whole genome shotgun sequence:
- the LOC138890520 gene encoding uncharacterized protein codes for MKAQALADHLAENPIDEEYKSLRTYFPDEEVIMVEEEVDGEPWFYDIKEYLKMGICPEQATGDQKRALRCLSNGFFLSGGILYRRTPDLGLLRCIDAGQAMIVMAEVHAGICGPHMSGYILAKKILRAGYYWLTMEHDCITFMRKCH; via the exons atgaaagcccaagcgctggccgatcacttggctgagaatcctattgatgaagaatacaagTCGTTGAGGACGTATTTCCCAGACGAGGAAGTAAT caTGGTGGAAGAGGAAGTGGATGGAGAGCCgtggttttatgacataaaggagtacctcaagatggggatatGTCCAGAGCAGGCCactggggaccaaaaaagagcccttcggtgtttgtcgaatggtttcttcctcagtggaggaatatTGTACAGGAGAACCCCagacttgggattgctaagatgtatagacgccggtcaagccatgATAGtaatggcagaagtacatgctggaatctgtgggccacatatgagcggatatatattggcaaagaagattcttcgagcagggtactattggctcactatggagcatgattgtatcactTTCATGAGGAAATGTCAttag